In Vigna angularis cultivar LongXiaoDou No.4 chromosome 8, ASM1680809v1, whole genome shotgun sequence, the DNA window GTAACATCTCTAGGAATGAACTGAATATGCTGGGCATATACCCTACCCAGAGTTGTGCTGGCCGTCCCATGTATAGTTTTTGTCTATTTCGTTGTTAtttcaatgaaaaattaatGATAGTTGTAGTTGAAGAACTAAAAATTTTCAGTGAATGAGACTGAAATTAGCAATGGCGATGTATAACACTTCTTTTTGTGTAATTGGGTTGCAGAATTCTGGGCAGATAAGGATTTATGCTGGAGGAATTATATGGAAGAGACAGGGCGGCGGTAAATTAATTGAAGTTGATAAATCTGACATAATGGGGGTGACATGGATGAAGGTTCCAAGGACTAACCAACTTggggttcaaatcaaagatggGTTGTACTACAAGTTCACAGGATTTCGCGACCAGGTTACTCTCTCTACCACTTCAAATGTGCATTGTCGTACAGTAGTCATTGAAAAAAGAATTCAAACTTCTGGTTTGGTTTTCTTGTATTTTGATCAATTCATTAACACTTTTGAAGATCTAAATATTGAGAATCTGTGCTTGAATTTCTATCAAATGCTGGTTCTGAATttcttatgttattttataatattttgcagGATGTTGTAAGTTTGaccaatttttttcaaaacaccTGTGGAATATCAGTAGAGGAGAAACAACTTTCTGTTAGCGGACGTAATTGGGGAGAAGTTGATCTAAATGGTTAGTGTCTTAGTGATAATATTACACGAACTGACTTATGTGTTGTAGCATGTAACTGACCTTCTGCGCATGATGTGTCACGTATAACTCAAACATTACTCTTTGTCATCCTTAGTTACTATAATTTTAGTGTTTGGGGAAAAAAATTACTGTTCTGTTTGATAGCACACGAGTAAATGGTATGTAATATCCCTACCACAGGGTTGAGCTCTCTTAACTTGAAAGAAATTCGGTTGATATCATCCAGTTTGTTCTTGGAGAGCATTGGTTTTTCTTGTATACTTATTATGTGCTGCTGCTTTTCTCCCtccttaattttcattttagtgTACTTAAATGTCAAATGCATTAATGAACCCTTACTTCCACTTGGTAATCACATTAAGTGCAATTTTTTAAGTGAAAAATAGTTGTTAAGAGAAGGAAGTGGTTTTATTTGTATATGTGTATGACTGTATGTGTTTGGAAGGTGAGGGTGGTGGTTGACTTCTCAAGGAGAAACTTCATCTcattcttgttttcttcttttgtaaatCAAATCCTGCTGAATAACTTGACTTGACTTCTTTTGTAATTATGCTACTAACTGAGTAGTGGATGTGCTTATGTTTCTGTTTGCATTTCAGGAAATATGCTGGCTTTTATGGTTGGTTCAAAGCAAGCTTTTGAAGTTTCTTTAGCAGACGTCTCTCAAACACAGCTTCAAGGGAAGAATGACGTGATCTTGGAGTTTCACGTGGATGACACAACTGGAGCTAATGAGGTATATGTATACTTTCATTCACTTGTATAGTTTTGCATGCTTAAGCAAATTCATAGAGTTTTGTCAAACTGGCAGCTTTTTTGCAAGAAAATTGTTCTCATTCATCATTTAGGTTTTACAGTATTGAAGACTCTAATTATTAGGTTCAATTTGATTGTGAAATTTTTATGGTCTAATGTAGTTTATGTTGTGATCTCAGAAAGATTCATTGATGGAGATAAGTTTCCATATACCGAATTCCAACACCCAGTTTGTTGGTGATGAAAATCGTCCTCCTGCTCAGGTGAGTTTGTTCACAGATATAAAAGATTTCATGTTATAATAACTTCTAGGTTAACTGACATTTAATATCAGGTTTTCCGTGACAAAATAATGTCTATGGCTGATGTTGGTGCTGGAGGTGAAGATGCTGTTGTTACCTTTGAGGGTATTGCAATCCTTACACCAAGGTAATGTATTAAAATGCACATAAAATTATTATGCAAGCATTTTTCGCAtggttttcttttatatatttaatatttttgtactttcaataaatatatacacaTTAATGTCCATTAACagaaatttttacttttatgcaGGGGACGATACAGTGTTGAGTTACACATGTCATTCTTGCGGCTTCAGGGACAAgctaatgatttcaaaattcagtATAGCAGTGTGGTTCGCCTATTTTTGCTTCCTAAGGTTCATTCCCGGGTCTTGTGATATTTGTTTCCATATTAAGTGATTAAGGATGAATAATGCCATTATCCAACCATGTCTTTAAATCACTGTTTTTCTTTGGGCCTTTTTAAATTTGCTGACAATTTCTCGTGTATCTGTAGTCTAATCAACCACATACCTTCGTTATCATTAGCCTTGACCCCCCTATTCGGAAGGGACAAACTTTGTACCCTCATATTGTGATGCAGGTTTGCTCAATGGTTTTTGATTTTCCAAGTTGAGATTTGTATTTTACATGCTTCTAACATTGTTTTGCTAATTTCTGTGTAGTTTGAAACTGATTATGTTGTTCAAAGTGAATTGGCAATAACTGAAGATCTTTATAACACAAAGTATAAGGATAAATTGGAGCTGTCTTATAAGGTATTTTGGTTAAACTGTTGATAATTGATTCATACATCTGTACAACCCTTGAGATTCCACTCTTCAAGGATTTTttggaaaaatggaaaaagggCATCTTGCATATTTTACATGATTGAGTGGTGCATGCTTTTTGTAACTTTCTGCATATTGTGTGGTTGCTGAcgtatttcattttcaattcaatAATCAGGGACTTATTCATGAAGTGTTCACCACAATATTACGTGGGTTGTCAGGTGCCAAAGTGACTAAGCCTGGAAAATTTAGGAGTTGTCAAGATGGTTATGCAGTGAAATCATCTTTGAAAGCTGAAGATGGAATTCTGTACCCTCTTGAGAAGAGCTTCTTCTTTCTGCCTAAACCTCCCACTCTAATTCTTCATGAAGAGGTAAAGACTGACTTTGATGACTTGATCAATTGTCAATTACTGGTTCATATTGGATATGATATTAATGGAGGTTTTAATTGTTGATCTTTCCTATTAGATTGACTATGTGGAGTTTGAGAGGCATGCTGCTGGTGGCTCCAATATGCATTATTTCGACCTTCTTATCAGACTGAAATCTGAACAAGAGCATCTATTCCGTAATATTCAGAGAAATGAGTACCACAATCTGTACGAATTTATCAGGTAAATGTTATCCCATTCCCATTGCCTAATTTTACATACAACTGATTGTCATATAAACAATTTGTTTTGGCCTGCACATGCAGTTCAAAGGGCttgaaaattatgaatttgGGAGATGCCCAACCCACGGTTGGTATTAAGAAGGTTCTTgagaatgatgatgatgatgctgTTGATCCACATCTTGAGCGTATTAAAAATGAAGCTGGTGGAGATGAAAGTGACGAGGAGGTGATCGAACagatcttttatataattttcatccCTAAGCATGCAATTGGCCTTTCTCCTATTTTTTAAGTGTCTATCCATTTTGTGTTTTCTAGTGTTTATGTGCCTTTCTTCTGTACTTCTGCTTTTGCAcccatacacacacatatataactTGACACTATTTAAATTGGTCCACTTTGGTCTTTGGGGGCTTAGCTTGGCAGTTTTTTCCCGCACTTGTTTCtgtatatatacattaaatgGTGGTAAATGTCTACAGGATTCCGATTTTGTTGCTGACAAGGATGATGAAGGTTCTCCTACTGATGATTCTGGGGCAGATGATTCCGATGGTAGTGATAGTGGTGATGAGAAAGAGGCAAGTGGTTTTTTGTTGCCTTTTTTATCTGTGATAATTCTCTACTCTTAAATCTAAGGCTCGGCTGACACCTTAATAGTGATCAATTTTCAGAAGCCTGTCAAAAAGGAATCAAAGAAGGACCTGCCTTCTAAGGCGACTACTTCAAAAAAGAAATCTAAAGATGATGAGgatggaaagaagaaaaaacagaagaagaaaaaggaccCAAATGCACCCAAGAGGGCAATGTCCGGTTTCATGTTCTTTTCTAAATtggaaagagaggtgtgtgtTCTATCCTGTCATATGGTTTTGGATTTGACTTATAAAGTTTACCAGAAACGGTGTCTTGTGAGGAGGGTGGTTTATACAAGTTTAGTTTTTGTTACATAATATTTCctgaaagtattttttttttttgcagaatCTAAAGAAAACTAATCCTGGAATTTCATTTACGGACGTGGGAAGAGTACTTGGAGAGAAATGGAAAAAGATGTCAGGTATGGCTGCTGTGTCATTCCTGATCTGAGCCTATTACGTTTATATATAAATCCACTAAACTGTGTATTGTTTACCTATTGAATGCACAGCGGATGAGAAGGAACCATACGAGGCAAAAGCACGCGAAGATAAAAAACGTTACAAGGATGAGATCAGTGGCTACAAGAATCCCCAACCTATGAATATTGATTCTGGAAATGACTCTGACAGTTCTTAAGGCTGTTTCTCAACACTGTCAGTTAATGCAGTTCCATAGATACGTGTTGTCATGCCATGCAAGCTAATGTAAGTCCGGCTCCTTTTATTTCTTACCGGTGATGGCTTCTACGCACATGCTCCGTAAATTGACAAAAGTTTTTCCTCTTTGAAATGGCTTGATAACTTGTGAATGAGCTCAAGGGTTTTGTCCTCTGATCCTGGTTTGTCGAAGATAGAGGAAGGACGAGCTTAGTGCGTTGATTAGGTTCCTATGCTTAATTAAATCATTGGTCTGTGTTGAGACCCAATTTCCTAATATATTGCCTATAAAAGGATAGTCCCTTGGGTTTTTGACCCACCGATGTAGGACTTGTAACATATATATACCTTCAACTTTTGCATGAATAGggtttaaattgttatatttagCTTACTTTATTCATTGCATATTGATACTGAAAATCGTCTTGTCTTCTATTTTGTGTAAAACCAGGGTTATTAATTACTAGAAgaccttttctcttttattttttatactattatatttTGGACAACCATTACTAgttaagaaaaagtaaatcaaGAATAAAGAAGATAGTTTAACTTTGAAAATGCTTACATATTGGAGGTcatttaaaagattatttttatttgactgATATCCATTCAACttgtaaatatatgtaatttttcgATACAAATATTGATATGAAAGAAAACTATCATCAAAGGATTTGAGCCACAAAATGCAAGTTTTGAGTGAATGGGAGATGACTCAAAAGATTAATAACTTGTAGGTGGTTTAAGTCAAGTTATTTTGATAgagatttatttatattatttagaagTGATTCTCTTATTTGGAGTGTTTgtttatgtgtatatatgtgtgtgtatataaatatatatatatatatatatataatttacttttacttatattttaaaataaataaaattgaattatacaaatctaaaaaacaattacacataaataacaaaacaaattcGAAATATATTCCAAATcgtttattacttttatataatatcACAAATTAAAAGGATTAAAAGTGAGGAGCCAGGAGTGTATTTTTTCCACTCcttgttattatattataaatttgagtttataaaagagaggatttattAAAGAGATTGTAAGActagaaaaaatttataaaattcgCATAGTAATGTAAGTGTTTTCTATTTATGATGCTTATTTTAGTAATTGAATTAGATTGTGTACAATTGTCTTTTTATAATTGTGGTATGTAATATGAGAAAAataggtaaaagaaaaaaaaaggtagatGATTTTAAGGTGTTAACTAGATCTTATTTCTAAATTGTTtcgaaaaaaaatgtatttataactttatgaattattagattagattataatttttacaaagTATTATTGAAATTTAGTTTTCTAGTGGAATTTACAAATAGAAGTTTGTATTAAGAGAAATAAATTTTGCACTTTTGGTGGTGGAATTTACAAATAGAAGTTTGTATTGTAGTATAAAAGTTATGTTTCTCCGTACAATTCAGTTTTGAgttatattgataaaatttttatttttgtttcattaacTGTTAGATTgtgatgatatttttaattcGAGTTCATAAAACATAgttatttcattttgattgtTGCATTTTTATTTAGAGGTCTTTTGTCAAaggaaaacatttttataatttgaactaGCGTCACatctttttttagttatttcagtaacaattaaattttaactttgttAATAGTTAGAttaaactcaattttataacatttttatgaTAGTATTCTTCATTTTAATCATTAGACTTAGATACAGaggtttataataaaaaatatcatatttacaCTTGGAATAAGATGTGAAATActatgaataaatattaaaatatttaaatagtgaaggataatgttattattataaataaaatatttaaatagtgaatgataaatttattaatttattatttcaataataaatatttaaataatatttatttatttatatattattattttattagtgagaTTTTGATAaccttttttctattttatttattgtattatttttattttatcaatgaaGTATTTATAATccacttttctaattattaatattttattgataaagtgtttataacataatttttttttgggttaaatatgtttttagtccctaaactatggGCCATTTCTGGTTTTTGTCCCTCTTCCAAAGTAAGGTACACTTTAGTCCTCAtccttttcgaaactttggtttgagtcctccaaaactaacaccgtcAAAAATATGCTGATGTGTCTAACGTCTCTGTCCACGTGTAATTGGTTTTTTGCTGACGTGTTAAGTCAGCTGGGGATGGAAGTGATTCCTCTTTAATTTGGAACGAAATTGGTACTCAAAATCAGTTGCAATTGGTGTTGGTGTTGCTGTTCTTTGTTTGGGTTTGGTTCGTGGTTCATCTGCGCGTGCATCTTCGTGGTTCATTGAGTTTGCTTGGTGAAAGAAAGGGATTTCTTTGTCGTTCGTTGAGGTGGTTCGTTCAGCaaggtaattttttagtttaagttgAACTTGTTTTCTCTGTGATTCGTTGAACAAAAAAAGCAATTGTGTGTGTAATGGGCATTCCGCTGTGCATTGTGAGTCTAATGTGGGAAGTTTTCATTTGACCTTGTAGGAAAAATGGTTTTTGATGTGTGTTTGTATCATATGGGGAAGTTCATGAAGAACAAGGGTCTACAATACGTGGGAGGAGAGATACATGTTATTAGGGGAATCGATCCCGACATGTGGTCATACTTTGAAGCAGTGGGATTTGTTAGAGAATTCAAGTACTCTGGAGAGTTCAAACTTTGGTGGAAGGGTTCcaaacaaaaggaaatgaaCAACCTCAGACCACTGACAGATGACAGAGAAGCCATTTTGTTGGCTAACTATGCAGAGGCAAATAAGGAGGAAGTTGAAATCTATGTTCAACATGGCCAACCCAGTCAGGCAGAGGAAATTAGTTTTCTTACATTTGGTGAGGAGGCAGAGGAAGTAAGAGTACAAcagatggaggaagaggttgttATGGATGAAGAAGATATTGGTGGGGTGGAGGGAAATGTTGAAGTACAAGACCTGGTAGTAGATGACGAAGAGGAAGAGGGGAATGTTGAGGGAGAAATGGTGGAAGAGCAAGTGGAAGAGCAAGAGGAAGAGGGGATTGTTGAGGGGGATAAAGagcaagatgaagaagaagaggaagaggggaaTGTTGAGGGGGATGAAGAGCAGGAGGAAGAGGGGAATGTTGATGACAGTGAAGAGGAGAGAATGTTGTTGAGGAGTGAAGACGAAGGGATGGAAAATGTTGATGAAAGTGAAGAGGAGAGAATGGCAAATGGTGATGATTGGTTTGGGATGGACAATGTGTATgttgaagaagagagaagaaatatTAATCCAGTTTTGGATAGGTGGAAgagaatgaaaaacaaaaataaaagtgttaGGAGCAGATATGGAGAGAGTGAGGGGACATTTGTCATTAACGAAGATGTTGGAAAACATGAGATAAATGAAGATTATGATACAGAAGAGTTGTCCTCAAATGTAGATAGTGATGAGGATGTGAGGGACAATAGAAGCCACTTTCCAACGTATAAAGCAGAAGATATGAATAAGGGATTCAAATTTAGATTGGGTATGGAGTTTAAGTGTTTGAAGGATTTTAAGAGTGCTTTACAGGAGCATAGCGTTTTGAATGGAAAAGAAGTAAGGTTTGTGAAGAATGATTTGAAGAGGGTAAGGGCAGTTTGTAAGAAGGGGTGTGGTTTTGTTATTATGGCTAGCAAGGTAGGAAGCAGGGAAACCTTTAGACTCAAAACTCTAGTTCAGCACAAGTGTGGAAGGGGTTTTGGTGGCAAAAGTGCAAATGTAGAATGGATTGCACAGGTTTTGGTTTCCAGATTTGTCAATGTTGCAAGCATGACAGTGAAACAAATCATAGATGAAATACAAAAGTCATAT includes these proteins:
- the LOC108345964 gene encoding FACT complex subunit SSRP1 — translated: MSDGHLFNNITLGGRGGTNSGQIRIYAGGIIWKRQGGGKLIEVDKSDIMGVTWMKVPRTNQLGVQIKDGLYYKFTGFRDQDVVSLTNFFQNTCGISVEEKQLSVSGRNWGEVDLNGNMLAFMVGSKQAFEVSLADVSQTQLQGKNDVILEFHVDDTTGANEKDSLMEISFHIPNSNTQFVGDENRPPAQVFRDKIMSMADVGAGGEDAVVTFEGIAILTPRGRYSVELHMSFLRLQGQANDFKIQYSSVVRLFLLPKSNQPHTFVIISLDPPIRKGQTLYPHIVMQFETDYVVQSELAITEDLYNTKYKDKLELSYKGLIHEVFTTILRGLSGAKVTKPGKFRSCQDGYAVKSSLKAEDGILYPLEKSFFFLPKPPTLILHEEIDYVEFERHAAGGSNMHYFDLLIRLKSEQEHLFRNIQRNEYHNLYEFISSKGLKIMNLGDAQPTVGIKKVLENDDDDAVDPHLERIKNEAGGDESDEEDSDFVADKDDEGSPTDDSGADDSDGSDSGDEKEKPVKKESKKDLPSKATTSKKKSKDDEDGKKKKQKKKKDPNAPKRAMSGFMFFSKLERENLKKTNPGISFTDVGRVLGEKWKKMSADEKEPYEAKAREDKKRYKDEISGYKNPQPMNIDSGNDSDSS